A genomic stretch from Vibrio algarum includes:
- a CDS encoding LuxR C-terminal-related transcriptional regulator, with product MIIKTKLYCAPPKSGYVTRQALLDRLERVTEMKLTLVSAPAGFGKSHLLASWNARRNRRGCWLSLDRNDKNTDTFLTYLVAAIREMDSALADEAWNLVQAHAETNYENVVAALVNELTYYPGDVVLILDDYHLAESVTINKIVNTLLDRLPRNVHLVLITRSDPALSLAKLRAHGELLEIRSADLRFTDTEACDLFRLNNDVDINKHNAGVVNQKTEGWVVGLHLSSLALSNNKNVNEIITRFSGSHTYVLDYLTEEVLTRLPDGIRDFLLETSILKEFSAELCNYVFEIENSAEQLAYLELNNIFLISLDNERHWYRYHHLFADVLSIHAGISDKRQQELNWRIATWYAQVGRLADAVLYGFASGRELKTIQMLESYWPSQRAEGHDSQLIEWLSNTELEVIQQSPVLAGYYGLALLSHDPEKGMYLLDTTRNYFEQTSPPFTIQESTSFGIVNIGEAYIHAAQGNTQEVLSRVRQALQVFPIEEQVWRGSSRALEGIALWREGKINEAEICLNAAVANMDRSKDKSAQITSRFLLGDFYYQFGWLTKAKSVVEFAIGINEQNTGYTIEGCADVYLLLAEVEFEQGNTDIAVSLLDAAEQFGSLGSMPEAKYRYPLIEARIALADKRENDAKRLFYEAESLYLETPNPCHRPPSYWIGVYQLNNGNLESVNIPAPFDKNVQSNSFSYLLYLLAEPTSQEKVEQALFSIEVSEFSPNIRLVQKIALTIGASASGDTTLAKKTLEQLVSIQNENRNSVWPHEIKAINRLFEIYGLKTIDSLLSQAAPALLEPLSAKEKEVLKWLDTELTGPQITSKLFVSLNTLRTHTKNIYSKLGVTNRRAAINKARSYNILS from the coding sequence GTGATCATAAAAACAAAGCTTTACTGCGCGCCACCCAAATCAGGTTATGTTACAAGACAGGCTCTGCTTGATAGGCTTGAACGAGTAACTGAAATGAAGCTTACTCTTGTCTCTGCTCCCGCAGGGTTTGGTAAATCGCATCTTCTGGCAAGTTGGAATGCCCGAAGAAATAGACGTGGTTGCTGGCTATCTTTAGACCGGAATGATAAGAACACTGACACCTTTCTTACCTATTTAGTCGCAGCCATAAGAGAAATGGACAGTGCGCTTGCCGATGAAGCCTGGAATTTGGTTCAAGCACATGCAGAAACCAATTATGAGAATGTAGTAGCAGCCCTAGTCAATGAACTCACTTACTATCCGGGTGACGTTGTTTTGATTTTGGATGATTATCATCTTGCAGAATCGGTTACGATCAACAAGATAGTCAATACCTTATTAGATCGTCTACCCCGTAATGTTCATTTGGTGTTAATCACTAGATCAGATCCTGCATTGTCATTAGCGAAGTTAAGAGCACACGGTGAACTGCTGGAAATTCGCTCGGCTGATTTGAGATTCACCGATACTGAAGCCTGCGATCTTTTCAGATTGAATAACGATGTTGATATAAACAAACATAACGCTGGGGTAGTAAATCAAAAGACAGAGGGCTGGGTTGTCGGGTTGCATTTGTCTTCACTGGCCCTTAGCAACAATAAAAATGTAAATGAAATCATCACAAGGTTTTCGGGCTCTCATACCTATGTTTTAGATTATCTTACCGAAGAAGTATTAACCCGATTGCCAGATGGTATTCGTGATTTTCTACTTGAAACATCAATCTTAAAAGAGTTTTCAGCAGAGCTTTGCAATTATGTATTTGAAATAGAAAACAGTGCGGAGCAACTGGCGTATCTTGAGTTAAATAATATATTTCTTATATCGCTGGACAATGAACGCCACTGGTATCGATATCACCACCTGTTTGCCGATGTTCTTAGTATCCACGCGGGAATATCAGACAAGCGACAACAAGAACTGAACTGGCGTATTGCTACTTGGTATGCCCAAGTTGGTCGATTGGCGGATGCGGTTTTGTACGGGTTTGCTTCAGGTAGAGAACTAAAAACGATTCAAATGCTTGAAAGCTACTGGCCAAGTCAGCGTGCTGAAGGGCATGACTCTCAGCTGATTGAATGGTTATCAAATACAGAGCTCGAAGTGATCCAGCAATCCCCTGTATTAGCCGGATATTATGGTCTTGCCCTTTTATCCCATGATCCGGAAAAAGGGATGTACTTGCTGGATACAACCAGAAATTATTTTGAACAGACCTCGCCTCCCTTCACCATTCAAGAAAGCACCAGTTTTGGCATCGTGAATATTGGTGAAGCTTATATTCATGCGGCTCAAGGTAATACTCAAGAGGTGCTGTCTAGGGTAAGGCAAGCACTACAAGTCTTCCCCATTGAAGAGCAAGTGTGGCGAGGCTCATCCCGAGCATTAGAAGGTATTGCTTTGTGGAGAGAAGGAAAAATAAATGAAGCTGAAATTTGCCTGAACGCCGCTGTAGCAAACATGGACAGGTCTAAAGACAAAAGCGCTCAGATAACCAGTCGTTTTTTGCTTGGCGACTTTTATTATCAGTTTGGTTGGCTTACTAAAGCAAAAAGTGTCGTAGAGTTTGCTATCGGCATCAATGAGCAAAATACAGGATACACGATTGAAGGCTGTGCGGATGTGTACCTTTTGCTAGCAGAAGTTGAGTTTGAGCAGGGCAATACTGATATAGCCGTAAGCTTACTTGACGCTGCAGAGCAGTTTGGTTCTTTAGGTTCTATGCCAGAGGCCAAATATCGATATCCGCTTATTGAAGCCAGAATTGCCTTGGCAGATAAACGCGAAAATGATGCTAAGCGTTTATTCTATGAAGCCGAGTCTTTGTATTTAGAAACGCCCAATCCATGTCATCGCCCACCATCGTATTGGATAGGTGTGTATCAGCTGAATAACGGGAACTTAGAAAGCGTAAATATACCTGCTCCTTTCGACAAAAATGTCCAAAGTAATAGTTTCTCGTATCTATTGTATTTATTGGCCGAGCCGACTTCGCAAGAGAAAGTTGAGCAGGCATTATTTTCAATAGAAGTAAGTGAATTTTCTCCGAATATACGGCTTGTTCAGAAAATAGCATTAACCATTGGAGCCAGTGCATCTGGGGATACAACGCTAGCCAAAAAAACACTGGAACAGTTGGTATCGATACAAAATGAGAATCGAAATTCAGTTTGGCCACATGAAATTAAGGCGATCAATAGACTCTTTGAAATATATGGTTTAAAGACAATTGATTCCCTCTTGTCTCAAGCTGCGCCAGCTCTATTAGAGCCGCTAAGCGCGAAAGAAAAAGAAGTCCTAAAATGGTTAGATACCGAACTTACTGGACCTCAAATTACTTCTAAGCTTTTTGTGAGCCTCAATACGCTGCGAACTCATACTAAAAACATTTACTCTAAGTTAGGAGTAACCAATCGCCGCGCGGCTATCAACAAAGCGCGTTCTTACAATATCCTTTCTTAA
- a CDS encoding MFS transporter, which yields MTFNHEIKTPFYDNDSHVGALYLANALTLTGNSLTAIAIPWFIHDVTGSAMATAGVVLAGQLPHILASLFSGPFIDRFSPLKVSIGCDVINFLAVVAIPLFYSVGITDILFLTVMVFLSQVFDIPGNTSKQVMLADMIDRYGLPRERANGVNSLIETGCDVIGPVIATGLLSLVGVLSLLYLDAITFLISAFLVARFIRLPKKIHADLKHSGYVQLVQSCKWVLKKPALIRLAVYGSLLNLIAVALLALVIPVIGKEVFQKPMWLGIWMSSFAIGTVVSASLYTLLGTRANTVKLLQLAPVLQCLGLTLMAFCLLFFTSSITGGVLIATALFVYGSGLGVGGVLDAIVLQTNVTSVHRGTVFSLFGTARYAGVPFGLLLAGYFLEHLLYVELIFLLSGISLIASALWLGARHTMDETTSTTDLTRTTDEH from the coding sequence GTGACGTTTAATCATGAAATTAAAACTCCTTTTTACGATAATGATAGTCATGTTGGAGCGCTTTACTTAGCCAATGCTCTTACTCTTACAGGAAACAGCTTAACGGCTATCGCAATTCCTTGGTTTATTCATGATGTTACTGGCAGCGCTATGGCTACCGCCGGTGTGGTTTTGGCTGGGCAACTGCCTCATATTCTGGCTAGTTTGTTTAGTGGGCCGTTTATTGACCGGTTCTCACCACTAAAAGTAAGCATAGGTTGTGACGTTATTAACTTTTTGGCTGTCGTCGCTATTCCCTTGTTTTATAGCGTTGGTATTACCGATATTTTATTTTTGACCGTTATGGTGTTTCTCAGTCAGGTTTTCGATATTCCGGGGAATACGTCGAAGCAGGTCATGCTCGCAGATATGATAGACAGATATGGTTTACCTAGAGAAAGAGCCAATGGTGTTAATTCTCTTATAGAAACTGGATGCGACGTTATTGGGCCGGTGATTGCAACTGGATTACTTAGTCTTGTTGGGGTTCTATCACTATTGTATTTGGACGCTATCACTTTTTTGATAAGCGCTTTTTTAGTTGCTCGGTTTATCAGATTGCCGAAAAAAATACATGCCGATTTAAAGCATTCCGGGTATGTTCAGTTGGTTCAAAGTTGCAAATGGGTATTGAAAAAACCAGCCTTGATAAGGCTGGCTGTATACGGCTCATTGTTAAACCTTATTGCCGTAGCTTTGTTGGCGTTGGTCATTCCGGTTATAGGTAAAGAGGTGTTTCAAAAACCAATGTGGCTAGGTATTTGGATGAGTTCGTTTGCAATAGGCACCGTTGTATCCGCTAGCCTGTATACACTGTTAGGCACAAGGGCTAATACCGTAAAACTGCTGCAACTGGCACCAGTGCTCCAGTGTTTAGGCTTAACTCTGATGGCATTTTGCTTGCTGTTCTTTACATCATCAATAACAGGAGGTGTGTTAATCGCAACAGCACTGTTTGTTTATGGTAGCGGGCTAGGTGTGGGCGGTGTTCTAGATGCCATTGTTCTGCAGACGAATGTGACATCAGTGCACCGTGGTACGGTGTTTTCATTATTTGGCACGGCGCGCTATGCCGGTGTTCCATTTGGTCTGTTATTGGCAGGCTATTTTCTGGAGCACCTCTTATATGTGGAGTTGATATTTCTGCTATCTGGCATATCTTTAATAGCTAGCGCGTTGTGGTTAGGGGCTCGCCACACTATGGATGAAACCACTTCAACGACGGATTTAACACGGACAACTGATGAACATTAA